The DNA region GCCAGGCGCGGGTCGAGGCAGGTGTGGCCGTCGAATCCGATCTGCTGAACGCGCGCGTCAACTTGGCTGACCGGCAACATCAGCTCCTGCTGGCAGAGAACGCCGTGAAGCTGGCGCGAGCAGAGTTGAATACCGTACTCGGCGAGGCCATGGGCGCGAGATTCGTCCTCGCCGATGTCCCTGACGATGCCGGACCCACGGCGGACGCGTTAGATGGCTTGGAGCGGTTGGCTCTGGAGAAGCGCCCTGATCTCGACGGAATCGAGGCCCAGCAGGCGGCCCAGGCAAAGAGCGTGTCCATGGCCAAGTCGGCATTCGGGCCGCGCGTCAACCTGTTTGCGGGCTGGGAGGCAAATAACCGCGATCTGACCAGCGGCGGCAACACCAACTGGACGGGAGGCGTCGAGCTGCAACTCGACCTGTTCCAGGGCGGCGCCAAAGCAGCGCGCCTCTCGCGCGAACGCGCCGGCGTTGCCCGTCTGGCGGCGCTCCGACAGGCGGCACAAGATGCGGTTCGGCTTGACGTCCAGCGCACCTACTACGATCTGGAGGCCGCGCGCCAGCACGTGGAGGTGATGCGTGCCGCCGTTTCCGAAGCCGCCGAGAGCCTGCGCATCACCCAGAACCGCTACGACGCCGGGCTCAACACCATTACCGACCTGCTGCGGGTCGAAGAAATCTCACGCCGGACCCAGAGCGACTACTGGGGCGCGGTGTACCGGCTGCGCACGGCGCGTGCTGCGCTGGAGCTGGCCACCGGCACACTCGGGCCCAATTCTCCGGCGGTGCTGCCATGATGCGAACCTCGAAGTCTTTTCCCTTCTTCGCCTTTCTCGCAGTCTTCGCGATTGCAGGTTGCAGCGAAAAGAAGCCGGAGCAAACGGTGGCCGCTGAGACGGTGCGCGGAGTGCACGTGGTCACGGTGTCCGCAGAACCAGCGCCGGACCTGGCCGAAGTCACCGGCACGGTCCGGGCGGCACAGACGGCCATCGTATCCAGCGAAACCATGGGTGTCCTGCGCCAGGTGGACGTGCGCGAGGGCGACCGCGTCCGGCGGGGACAGGCGCTGGCGGTGATCGACGATGCCGCGCCTCACGCCGCGGTCAATCGCGCGCAGGCCGGGTTGCGCTCCGCCGAACAGCAGGTGGCTGCGGCCGAAGCCGACTACAACCTGGCCTCAGCCACCCTGGGGCGTTATCAGGACCTGCGCGACAAGAAGTCAGTGAGCCCGCAGGAGTTCGACGAGGTCAAGGCCCGCCATGACGCGGCCGCGGCGCAGCGTGAAAGGGCGCAGGCAGGACGGAACCAGGCACAGGCGGAATTGGCGCAGGCACAAACCGTCTTTGGTTACACACGCGTTCGCGCTCCGTTCGACGGCGTCGTGGCGGAAAAGCGCGTCGACCCCGGCACCCTGGCCGCCCCCGGCATGCCGTTGTTCGTGGTCGAAGACACCAGCAGCTTTCGTGCCGAAGCTCCCGTGGATGAACAGGATCTGCGATACCTCGAAATCGGAAAGCCGGTTCCGGTGCTGGTGGAGGCATTGGGCGCGGAGCTCGCCGGGAAAGTCGCGCAGATCCTTCCCGCGGCCGATCCTGCCAGCCGCAGCTTCCTGGTGAAAGTGCAGTTGCCGAAGGACGACC from Terriglobales bacterium includes:
- a CDS encoding TolC family protein; the encoded protein is MILAGWPARAQSPPPLTLPQAVARALEANPLRAASAAERDAAASGVREARAGLLPSVSFSEGFTRSTDPVFVFGTKLRQERFTAADFALDELNTPAPINNFSTRIWTEWNLFDSGGKLFNLARSRRMSEAADRRLERTDQEIAFRAVEAYLAVLGAEKQRQVAEQSLRTAEAVRDRSQARVEAGVAVESDLLNARVNLADRQHQLLLAENAVKLARAELNTVLGEAMGARFVLADVPDDAGPTADALDGLERLALEKRPDLDGIEAQQAAQAKSVSMAKSAFGPRVNLFAGWEANNRDLTSGGNTNWTGGVELQLDLFQGGAKAARLSRERAGVARLAALRQAAQDAVRLDVQRTYYDLEAARQHVEVMRAAVSEAAESLRITQNRYDAGLNTITDLLRVEEISRRTQSDYWGAVYRLRTARAALELATGTLGPNSPAVLP
- a CDS encoding efflux RND transporter periplasmic adaptor subunit — protein: MMRTSKSFPFFAFLAVFAIAGCSEKKPEQTVAAETVRGVHVVTVSAEPAPDLAEVTGTVRAAQTAIVSSETMGVLRQVDVREGDRVRRGQALAVIDDAAPHAAVNRAQAGLRSAEQQVAAAEADYNLASATLGRYQDLRDKKSVSPQEFDEVKARHDAAAAQRERAQAGRNQAQAELAQAQTVFGYTRVRAPFDGVVAEKRVDPGTLAAPGMPLFVVEDTSSFRAEAPVDEQDLRYLEIGKPVPVLVEALGAELAGKVAQILPAADPASRSFLVKVQLPKDDRLRSGLFARVRYARAERPMLLLPRAAVIERGQVRGVFVLDADGVARLQFVTLGREQGERIEALSGVKAGDRIVADPSGRDLAGKRIEVSP